The stretch of DNA CGCTGGGCACGCCGACCCAGGCCGAGCTCGCCGCCGCCCAGGAGGTCTCGGCCCCCGCCGCGAGCCGCATGGTCCGCACCCTCTCCGAGGCCGGGCTGCTGACCGCGGCGCGCACGCCGGGCACGGGCAACCGCAGCGCGCTCACCCTGACGCCGGCGGGGGAGCGGCTCGTGGCCGACGGCGGGGCGTTGCTCGAGGACGCGTTCGGGCGGCTGCTGGAGGCCGGCGGCGTCACGGTCGACCAGGTCCGCGCCGTGACCGACCCCCTCCTCCAGGTCCTGCGACCGGAGACGGCATGACGCCGCTCGTCGCGACCCACGCCTTCGCGGCCCTGGTCGCGCTCGTCGTCGGCTTCTGGCAGCTCTTCGTCGGACCGCGCGGCACGCGGGGCCATCGCCTGGCGGGACGGGTGTGGGTGGTCGCGATCCTCTACGTCGCCGTCACGTCGTTCTGGATCCAGGAGATCCGACCGGGGCACTTCAGCGCGCTGCACGCCCTGTCGGTCGTCACGCTCGTCACCTTGCCGCTGGGCGTGGTCAGGGCCCGTCAGGGCCGGATCCCCGAGCACCGCGCCGCGATGACCGGCAACTGGATCGGCCTGGTGGGCGCCGGCGCAGCGGCGTCGCTCGTGCCGCAGCGGGCCATCCCGCAGCTGGTCCTCGACGACCCCCTCGCGGCCGTCGTCGCCGGTGCGCTCGTGCTGCTCACCGCCGTCGCGGTGGTCGGCGCAGGTCGCGCGCTCGACGTCGCGGTCGGGCAGGCGCGCCCTCAGGACAGCACGGCCAGCTGACGGCTCTGCGCGACGAGCCGACCCTGCTCGTCCCACAGCTCGACGTCCTCGTCGTGGTAGCCCTGCTGGACGTGGCGGGTCGTGACGTGCAGCAGCGCCCAGGCGCTGTCGGGGCGTCGGCGCAGGTGGACCGTGAGCTGGACGGTGGCGGACGCGAGGTGGCCGAGCTCGGCCGTGACCGGCGGGTACCCGTCGACGATGGCGGCCGCTGCCAGGGCGTCGACCCGACGGCCGTCCTTCGGCCGGACCCAGACGGTCGCCTCGGCGGAGCCCGACGGCTCGCCGCGCAGCCAGCCGGGCACCTCGGGCGAGCGGGACTCGTAGCGCTCCACGATGGGCACGGCGCCGGTCGGGATGAACGGCGACAGGTCGGAGCTGTCGTCGGGCCCGGGCACCGCCGGCGCGGCGTGCGGGAGGTGCTCGACGGTGCCGGCCGCGTCCCAGTCGTGCAGGGAGATCACGGCGTGCGCGACGGTGCGGCCACCCTGCTG from Aeromicrobium erythreum encodes:
- a CDS encoding thioesterase family protein; protein product: MTSYELDRAVASTAGDDGHRHLTLTADWNTPNGTANGGYVLAILARAVLDEARTSAPDHPDLLTVSVSYFKPPTPGPASVEVTTLRVGRRVSVHQAALQQGGRTVAHAVISLHDWDAAGTVEHLPHAAPAVPGPDDSSDLSPFIPTGAVPIVERYESRSPEVPGWLRGEPSGSAEATVWVRPKDGRRVDALAAAAIVDGYPPVTAELGHLASATVQLTVHLRRRPDSAWALLHVTTRHVQQGYHDEDVELWDEQGRLVAQSRQLAVLS
- a CDS encoding MarR family winged helix-turn-helix transcriptional regulator, whose product is MTYDPRQPAYRLHTLVAALDAAADEMLRAAHGTSYARFLTLVTVQALGTPTQAELAAAQEVSAPAASRMVRTLSEAGLLTAARTPGTGNRSALTLTPAGERLVADGGALLEDAFGRLLEAGGVTVDQVRAVTDPLLQVLRPETA
- a CDS encoding DUF2306 domain-containing protein; translated protein: MTPLVATHAFAALVALVVGFWQLFVGPRGTRGHRLAGRVWVVAILYVAVTSFWIQEIRPGHFSALHALSVVTLVTLPLGVVRARQGRIPEHRAAMTGNWIGLVGAGAAASLVPQRAIPQLVLDDPLAAVVAGALVLLTAVAVVGAGRALDVAVGQARPQDSTAS